The Megasphaera stantonii genome includes a window with the following:
- the murI gene encoding glutamate racemase produces MERNRQPIGVFDSGVGGLTVVNKLRMLLPHENIIYVGDTKRNPYGSRTPEEIFSYTRDILRFMSEKEVKLVAIGCNTVTAVAYETVRKEVPYPLIGMSRGIRTAREISAKKKIAVFATDLTIANHSHKKMAAAIDPDIEIVEQACPALANLVERGVLSGEEIMEPLRRYTAPVIASGADTAIFGCTHFPFVQPLFEELCGDTIAFVDPAHEMALQTLEVLKKGGLLNHDRLPGYLRLCFTAEARRGGKLAEHLIPANEFTVEEISFA; encoded by the coding sequence GTGGAGCGGAATAGACAGCCTATCGGCGTATTCGATTCCGGCGTCGGCGGTTTGACTGTCGTAAATAAGCTGCGCATGCTGCTGCCTCATGAAAATATCATTTATGTCGGCGATACGAAGCGCAATCCCTACGGTTCGCGCACGCCGGAAGAAATATTTTCATATACGAGAGATATACTGCGTTTTATGAGCGAAAAAGAGGTCAAGCTCGTCGCTATCGGCTGCAATACCGTAACGGCCGTGGCCTACGAGACGGTGCGGAAAGAAGTGCCGTATCCCCTCATCGGCATGAGCCGCGGCATTCGTACGGCCCGGGAAATCAGCGCCAAGAAAAAAATCGCCGTCTTCGCGACGGATTTGACGATTGCCAATCACAGCCATAAAAAAATGGCTGCGGCCATCGATCCGGACATCGAAATTGTAGAACAAGCCTGCCCGGCCTTGGCCAATCTCGTCGAGCGGGGCGTCCTGTCCGGCGAGGAGATCATGGAGCCCCTTCGTCGATATACGGCCCCGGTCATTGCGTCCGGAGCTGATACGGCCATTTTTGGCTGCACGCATTTTCCCTTTGTGCAGCCTTTATTCGAAGAGCTGTGCGGCGATACGATCGCCTTTGTAGACCCGGCTCACGAAATGGCCTTACAGACGCTGGAAGTATTAAAGAAGGGCGGCCTTCTCAATCACGACCGCCTGCCGGGATATCTGCGCCTTTGCTTTACCGCCGAGGCCCGGCGCGGCGGCAAGCTGGCCGAACATCTCATTCCGGCCAACGAATTTACAGTTGAAGAAATATCCTTTGCCTGA
- a CDS encoding acyl-CoA thioesterase, translated as MVTVTEKVRFYETDMMGIAHHSNHIRWFECGRCEYLRQAGIDLFELMDEGILFPIKSVSCEYVSPINYADTIVIETRLTRLSRAQMTYSYRIVRKEDGVLLAVGTSQNVFTHKDTGTVARLDDRHYNKLKAWYEREEASAQ; from the coding sequence ATGGTTACTGTTACTGAAAAAGTGCGGTTTTATGAAACCGATATGATGGGAATTGCCCACCACTCCAACCACATCCGCTGGTTTGAATGCGGCCGCTGCGAGTATTTAAGGCAGGCCGGCATAGACTTGTTCGAGCTGATGGACGAAGGCATATTATTTCCCATAAAGAGCGTCTCCTGCGAGTACGTCAGCCCCATTAACTACGCCGATACCATCGTGATTGAAACGCGTCTGACCCGTCTGTCGCGGGCCCAGATGACGTATTCATACCGCATTGTGCGCAAGGAAGACGGCGTCCTGCTGGCCGTCGGCACGTCGCAGAACGTGTTTACTCATAAGGATACGGGGACAGTGGCCCGCTTGGACGACAGGCACTACAATAAATTGAAAGCATGGTATGAGCGGGAGGAAGCTTCTGCCCAATAA
- a CDS encoding divergent polysaccharide deacetylase family protein: MKKTTTRRPRQTRQPRRPKGSSSRPWVVLLCLIALCIGAYWLAGDKDTGRETSSDRQMEQIETVRDDGKDAVYTDTSQELSDAIAAWLKEQGADVQELKREERSEDRQATGGAIYWTTRSTAVTPSEPFSREKLEKFLQKSGGKASIYRVTQTKLDGKDAVEYDIAYFDTLDGDPLYLVTDKLYVLPVQEKGGLVKNIKDIFTESSSPDDEKKQQAETKKAVTESKPEQTEPKQSHPAQVQGRLAIVIDDCGVDLDTLSRMNSIPVPLTYAVMPYKAHTAEAAASGYSAGRKIFVHMPMQPLNTTSSEEIFIGGDMSDSKIQATANEILDQVPYAVGMNNHQGSMATADERIMKSVMSVMRQRGLAFLDSRTNSASVGEQTASAMGVMTGRNNLFIDNDSDVASIKERLRQGGDMAIRNGSAVVIGHCRPNTAQALSEMVDELHAKGVDIVFVTDLMS, from the coding sequence GTGAAAAAGACTACTACACGGCGGCCCCGCCAGACCAGACAGCCGCGTCGTCCCAAGGGCTCGTCATCACGGCCGTGGGTCGTCCTGCTGTGCCTTATCGCCTTATGCATCGGCGCGTATTGGCTTGCCGGCGACAAGGATACGGGCAGGGAAACGTCGTCGGACCGGCAGATGGAACAGATAGAAACGGTTCGCGACGACGGAAAAGACGCCGTATATACAGATACTTCCCAGGAATTAAGCGATGCCATTGCGGCTTGGCTCAAGGAACAGGGGGCCGACGTACAGGAGCTGAAGCGCGAAGAGCGGAGCGAAGACCGGCAGGCGACGGGCGGCGCGATTTACTGGACGACGCGCAGCACCGCCGTGACGCCGTCTGAGCCCTTCTCCCGGGAAAAATTGGAAAAATTCCTGCAAAAGAGCGGCGGCAAAGCGTCTATATACCGGGTGACCCAGACGAAGCTCGACGGGAAGGACGCGGTGGAATACGATATCGCTTACTTCGATACCCTCGACGGCGATCCGCTGTACCTGGTGACGGACAAGCTGTACGTTTTGCCGGTGCAGGAAAAGGGCGGCTTAGTCAAGAATATAAAGGACATATTCACAGAATCGTCTTCGCCTGACGATGAAAAGAAGCAACAGGCAGAAACGAAGAAAGCTGTAACGGAATCGAAGCCAGAGCAGACTGAGCCGAAGCAAAGTCATCCGGCTCAAGTACAGGGCCGTCTGGCCATCGTTATTGACGACTGCGGCGTCGACCTCGATACGTTGTCGCGTATGAATTCCATTCCCGTCCCGCTGACATATGCCGTCATGCCGTATAAGGCTCATACAGCCGAAGCCGCCGCCAGCGGCTACAGCGCGGGACGCAAGATATTTGTGCACATGCCCATGCAGCCTCTGAACACGACGTCGTCGGAAGAAATATTTATCGGCGGCGACATGAGCGACAGCAAGATTCAGGCTACGGCTAATGAAATCCTCGATCAGGTGCCCTATGCCGTCGGCATGAACAACCACCAGGGATCAATGGCCACGGCAGACGAACGCATCATGAAAAGCGTCATGTCCGTTATGAGGCAGCGCGGGCTGGCCTTCCTCGACAGCCGCACGAACAGCGCCTCCGTAGGCGAGCAGACTGCTTCGGCTATGGGCGTCATGACAGGCCGCAATAACCTGTTCATCGACAATGATTCCGATGTGGCTTCTATTAAAGAACGGCTGCGTCAGGGCGGAGACATGGCGATACGAAACGGCAGCGCCGTCGTCATCGGCCACTGCAGGCCGAATACGGCGCAGGCTCTCAGCGAAATGGTCGATGAGCTCCATGCCAAGGGCGTCGACATCGTATTTGTAACGGACTTGATGTCGTAG
- a CDS encoding sulfite exporter TauE/SafE family protein: MDIGDSTISIYILIFVMGGGFLAGFVDAIAGGGGLISLPVLLATGMPPHLAIGTNKFSATFGAVMSAWQFWRAGKVDVHLMKIALPCTFVGAVLGCACMLHLSAQWLQPIIIAALVATILFVFSRGSSMGAVNTYQGETKKNLALAMAAAGAIGFYDGFIGPGTGTFLIVAFVSLGFDFIIAAGNAKVLNLMSNLTSFVLLVYWGKILYIYGAAMAVCLFAGAYFGSRLAIRRGTAFVRAIMLVVTTVLIVKLALDYAGLL, encoded by the coding sequence ATGGATATAGGGGATAGTACGATTTCTATATACATTCTGATATTCGTCATGGGCGGCGGATTTTTGGCAGGCTTCGTCGACGCCATTGCCGGAGGCGGAGGCCTTATTTCCCTGCCGGTGCTGCTGGCGACGGGCATGCCGCCCCATCTGGCTATCGGTACGAATAAATTTTCCGCTACCTTCGGCGCCGTCATGAGCGCCTGGCAGTTCTGGCGGGCCGGCAAGGTAGACGTCCACCTGATGAAGATAGCCCTGCCCTGTACCTTCGTTGGAGCCGTGCTGGGCTGCGCCTGTATGCTTCACCTGTCGGCCCAATGGCTCCAGCCGATTATCATCGCGGCCCTGGTGGCGACGATTCTCTTTGTTTTCAGCCGGGGAAGCTCTATGGGAGCGGTCAATACGTATCAGGGCGAGACGAAGAAGAACCTGGCCTTAGCCATGGCCGCAGCCGGCGCTATCGGATTTTACGACGGTTTCATCGGTCCCGGCACGGGAACCTTTCTCATCGTGGCCTTTGTTTCCCTGGGCTTTGATTTCATCATCGCCGCCGGCAACGCCAAGGTGCTGAACCTGATGAGCAATCTGACCAGCTTCGTCCTCCTCGTATACTGGGGAAAAATATTGTATATTTACGGCGCGGCGATGGCCGTTTGCCTGTTTGCCGGCGCGTATTTCGGCTCCCGTCTGGCGATACGGCGCGGTACGGCCTTTGTCCGGGCGATTATGCTCGTCGTGACGACCGTGTTAATTGTTAAGCTGGCCTTGGATTACGCCGGATTACTATAG
- a CDS encoding HU family DNA-binding protein: protein MNKTELIASVAQKSDLTKKDAEKAVKAVFEAISESLIEGDKVQIIGFGTFEVRQRKAREGRNPRNNEPIQIEASKTPAFKAGKQLKDLVNNK from the coding sequence ATGAACAAAACAGAATTAATTGCGAGTGTCGCACAGAAATCCGATCTGACGAAAAAAGATGCTGAAAAAGCGGTAAAGGCTGTATTTGAAGCCATCAGCGAAAGCTTGATCGAAGGCGATAAAGTACAGATTATCGGTTTCGGCACTTTTGAAGTTCGCCAGCGCAAAGCCCGTGAAGGCCGCAATCCGCGCAACAACGAACCGATTCAGATCGAAGCTTCCAAGACACCGGCATTTAAAGCTGGCAAACAGTTAAAAGACTTGGTCAACAATAAATAA
- a CDS encoding YkvA family protein, producing MWKLLSFFARFYTPGKFIRFIRGTGRRLHFLPKLMTIFYCMQDKDTPKFVKLALMGALGYVILPLDLVSDAFIGIGWLDDAAVVAAALRLAGTYVKPEHLEKVRRMFPFANV from the coding sequence ATGTGGAAACTGCTGAGCTTTTTCGCCCGTTTTTATACGCCGGGAAAATTTATTCGCTTTATACGGGGAACGGGACGGCGCCTTCATTTCCTGCCCAAGCTGATGACAATTTTTTACTGCATGCAGGATAAGGATACGCCGAAGTTCGTCAAGCTGGCCCTGATGGGGGCCCTGGGGTACGTCATACTGCCTCTGGATTTAGTGTCCGACGCCTTTATCGGCATCGGCTGGCTCGACGACGCCGCCGTCGTAGCGGCGGCCCTGCGCTTGGCCGGAACGTACGTCAAGCCGGAGCACCTGGAAAAGGTACGCCGCATGTTTCCCTTTGCCAACGTGTGA
- a CDS encoding MGDG synthase family glycosyltransferase translates to MTKKKVLIMSASIGTGHTQAARAIEEYVKTIPADWEVEHVDFLSNDVLSIDNIVKETYIKILDLFPLLYDLMYYSSQGYKKGMAVKTLISWGLKRRMLRVLADKKPDVLVFTHPFPAGAAALLKRQRRLTIPLVGIITDFAIHQLWVYPQIDAYFVAASPLKKLLTEQGIDGRKITVSGIPVRSAFKQGTWRWDEDHQRNKNVLIMGGGLGMGSIRQSLVRLDKLDDVDSFTVVTGYNADLYDEIYQLRRELRHPVKVLGYTNRIAELMAKAALLVTKPGALTCTEAATVQVPMVLYSPIPGQEEANAMYMQEKGCARWAKGQENLAVITADLLRHPEKLQAMSEASVSCHRDGARIIATHIRQIVFPDDEESLSVCGSEYSHESI, encoded by the coding sequence ATGACGAAGAAAAAAGTCCTGATCATGTCGGCGTCGATCGGCACAGGACATACGCAGGCAGCGCGCGCAATAGAAGAATATGTGAAAACGATTCCTGCCGACTGGGAGGTAGAGCACGTCGATTTTCTTTCTAACGACGTCTTGTCTATCGATAATATCGTCAAGGAGACGTATATCAAAATCCTGGACTTATTCCCTTTATTATACGATTTGATGTACTACTCTTCTCAGGGCTATAAGAAGGGCATGGCAGTTAAGACGCTCATTTCTTGGGGGCTGAAGCGCCGCATGCTGCGCGTTTTAGCCGACAAGAAGCCGGACGTCCTCGTCTTCACCCATCCGTTTCCGGCCGGCGCGGCGGCTCTGCTCAAGCGTCAGCGCCGCTTAACGATTCCCCTCGTCGGCATCATTACGGATTTTGCCATTCATCAGCTGTGGGTATACCCGCAGATCGACGCGTATTTTGTTGCCGCGTCTCCCCTGAAAAAGCTGCTGACCGAGCAGGGCATCGACGGCCGGAAGATTACCGTGTCGGGAATTCCCGTCCGCAGCGCCTTTAAGCAGGGCACGTGGCGCTGGGATGAAGACCATCAGCGCAACAAAAACGTCCTCATCATGGGCGGCGGATTGGGCATGGGGTCTATCCGCCAGTCTCTGGTACGCCTTGACAAGCTGGACGATGTCGATAGCTTTACTGTCGTTACGGGATATAACGCCGATTTATACGATGAAATTTATCAGCTTCGCCGCGAACTGCGCCATCCCGTCAAGGTACTGGGGTATACGAACCGCATTGCCGAGCTCATGGCGAAGGCGGCCCTCCTGGTCACGAAGCCGGGAGCGCTGACGTGCACGGAAGCGGCGACGGTTCAGGTGCCGATGGTGTTGTACAGCCCCATTCCCGGACAGGAAGAGGCGAACGCCATGTACATGCAGGAGAAGGGCTGCGCCCGCTGGGCGAAGGGACAGGAAAATCTGGCCGTCATTACGGCAGATTTGCTGCGGCACCCGGAAAAACTGCAGGCTATGTCGGAGGCCAGCGTGTCGTGCCACCGCGACGGAGCGCGTATTATTGCGACTCACATTCGTCAGATTGTATTTCCGGACGATGAGGAATCCCTGTCGGTCTGCGGCAGCGAATATTCTCACGAATCAATATAA
- a CDS encoding SDR family NAD(P)-dependent oxidoreductase translates to MMESAQKTVFISGGTSGIGLAAAEILLERGWTVAVSGRSAERGKAALDYLNVGSRAVYMSGDVGNDEDCRRMIGETVRQFGRLDGLVTSAGYYEECLLEYTDDEQVRKMFAVNVYGTISLCRYALPYLKKTCGSIVTVSSDAGLQGNVACSVYGATKGAVVAFTKSLALEAAPHQVRVNCVCPGDVETPLLEKQLQGDPSLTIESMKEQYPLYRLAKPQEVGKAIAFLLSDDASFITAAALPVDGGLTSW, encoded by the coding sequence ATGATGGAATCTGCTCAGAAAACGGTCTTCATCAGCGGCGGCACGTCGGGCATCGGCCTGGCGGCAGCGGAAATTTTACTGGAAAGAGGCTGGACCGTCGCGGTCAGCGGCCGCAGCGCTGAGCGGGGCAAGGCGGCTCTGGACTATTTGAACGTCGGCAGCCGTGCCGTATATATGAGCGGCGACGTAGGCAATGATGAGGACTGCCGCCGCATGATTGGTGAAACGGTTCGTCAGTTTGGACGGCTGGACGGCCTCGTTACGTCGGCAGGATATTATGAAGAATGCCTGCTGGAATATACTGACGACGAACAGGTGCGGAAGATGTTTGCCGTCAACGTGTACGGCACGATTTCCTTGTGCAGATATGCTCTGCCGTATCTCAAGAAGACCTGCGGCAGCATCGTCACCGTAAGCAGCGACGCCGGCCTGCAGGGAAACGTAGCCTGCTCGGTTTACGGCGCGACGAAGGGGGCCGTCGTGGCTTTTACGAAATCCCTGGCACTGGAGGCGGCGCCCCATCAGGTGCGGGTTAACTGCGTCTGTCCCGGCGACGTAGAAACGCCGCTTTTGGAAAAGCAGCTGCAAGGCGACCCGTCCCTGACAATAGAATCCATGAAAGAACAGTACCCCTTGTACCGGCTGGCGAAACCGCAGGAAGTGGGGAAGGCCATCGCCTTTTTGCTCAGCGACGACGCGTCGTTTATCACCGCTGCGGCTCTTCCCGTCGACGGCGGTTTGACAAGCTGGTAA